aaatatttgaataaagataaaatgagagatttaaaattattgaatataTGAAGATATATTTTATGGCTAAAGTTTTTATCCTCCCCTTTTTCTTGTAGGATATGCTAGTTGGTGGAACGGACACTAGCGCAGCCACAATAATTTGGGCCATGACAGCCTAGATTTCGAACCCAAATGTCATGAAGAAAGTTCAAGCAGAAATTAGAGAATCAGTTGGAAAAAAGTTCATAATGAATCAGGATGATATCCAAAATCTTCCATATTTCAAAGCAGTGATAAAAGAGACACTTAGATTGTATCCTCCAGCTCCATTGTTACTAGCAAGAGAGATAATGCAAAATTCCATACTAGAAGGATATGAAATTAAGCCAAAAACTATAATTCATGTTAACTCTTGGGCTATTGCGAAGGATCCTGAAATATGGAAAAATCCAGAAGAATTTATATCTGAAAAATTCTTCAATAGCGATATGGATTTTAAGGGCcaaaattttgagttgattccATTTGGATCGGGCAAAAGGGTGCCCGACTGTTGCACTTGGCGTGGCAAATGTGGAACTTGTACTTTCCAATCTTCTTTACGCTTTTGATTGGGAGTTGCCTTGTGGGATGAAAAGAGAAGATATTGACATGGATGTTTTTCCTGGACTTACTATGCATAAGAAAAATGATCTTTGCCTTGTTCCTAAAAATTAAACAAGGCCAAACTCAAATATGTATGCTTTCGTTAGTAGAAAAATGATCTTTTCATTGTTCCTAGAAATTAAACAAGGCCAAACTCAAATATGTATGCTTTCGTTAGTAGTTGTTTCAGTAAATCTCCCTTGGATTCAGACTCAATGTAATCCCCTTTCTTTTACCGTGAGCAGTAATAGTCCTTCATGTTTTGATATAATGGAGCAATTTTGATCTCGTCAATTCTTAGTTGGCGATACTTCAGGTAGGTAAGCCGCGCACTTAATAGTTCAGGTATAAAATTCGAAAAAATTTAATACTGTTTTTGATCCGTCATTCTAATTAATTTATTCACCAAACAAATTATCTTCTCTTGCTAAAGGATCATCTCCCCTGTTTTCGTTGTTTTTTTTGCTGTATAGGACGAATTTTTTTAGCCTACTCCTACTCCttttatgtaatatatatatgtatgtataaagGGGACACGCCATATGACATAATTGTAATACAATAACATATTCAATGTATTTATTCCATAAGTGGCAATTTGTGGAAGATAATGTGTATGTAGACCTTACCACAAATACCCAACCCTTTTTAATATGACgtaattgttattataaaaaaagaagcaaCTAGAATTCTTCCAATATGTAATAATAACATCCTTTTTGGGggtaaaaaataatacaatacttCTATGATATATGAATATCCTTATTAGCCCCCCCAAAAGTagtagttttctttgatttATTTATGTCGTGAAATTATAATTAAGTTGGTTTTTTTTTGGTCTTTAGTTCACAGTCTTCTGAGAGAAGCTTTTTGAGTACTGATACTTTTTATGATTTAAACAAATAGGCCAAACTACTCAGCAATAGCAAATATTGTTCAATACATAAtctaataattaaatataagcTTTATAATATTCGTATTGAAAAAGGCAATTGCATGATTAGTACTTATAAGAGATGGAAAGGGGGAAACATTCTTATTAATATTCGTATTCTTATTCTGAATTTTGTTCCACATGCACGAGCTAAAACTAAATGTAGTCTACATATAATTATTAGGGACAAGGCAAAGATCATTCTTCTTATGCATAGTAATTCCAGGCAAAATGTCTGTGTCGATATCTTCTATCTTCATTCCAAAAGGTAACTCCCAATCAAATGCATATAGAAGGTTTGATAGTATAAGTTCCACCATTGCAACGCCAAGCGTAATACCTGCAAAGACGAATTCAAGATTTTGAGTTATTTGAAAATATGGGTAATTCGAAACATGATAATTAAATttctactttttcatatttttcatgaatagtctatagttaaaattaaaagttgTGGGTTCTATTGAACGTATTGTAAAAATTTTCATTGAATACCTGGGCAACCTCTCCGTCCTGCTCCAAATggaatcaactcaaaatcttgACCCTTGTAATCGATactattatttaaaaatctCTCAGGTATAAATTCTTCTGGATCTTTCCAGTACTCAGGATCTCTTGCAATAGCCCAATAGTTAACACGAACGACTGTTTTTGGTGGAATTTTATAGCCTTCTAGTATCGAATTTTCGATACTCTCTCTTGCTACTAGAACTGGAACGGGTGGATACAACCTAAATGTCTCCTTTATCACTGCTTTGAGATAAGGCATATTCTGGATATCATCTTCATTTACAATGCCTTTTTTCCTTACCCATTTTCTAATTTCCGCTTGAACTTTCTTCATGGCTTTCAGGTTCTTCATCAACGCTGTCATGGCCCAAACTACTGTAATTGCACTAGTGTCCGTCCCAGCAATAAATATATTCTACAAATTTAAtagggaaaagaaaagagattCTCAAATCATCAGATAATTCCCAAATGAATTATACGTAAAAATTCAAACTGCTATGAGTGGATACATTTAAGTTTAATAATTACCATGAGAATTGCCTTAATACTGTCCAAAGTGAGATTGATTGGAGTTGATTGTTCTTTGCTCAATTGTAGCAAAATATCAAGAATGTCCCCTTCCATAGATTTTGGCCTATTGGGATCAACATGCTTCTCAATAAGTTCTTCATAAAACTCGTCCAAATACTTGAAATTCTTCTCAAGTCTATTTTTCATTCCAGTAAGTTTATCAATCCAACTTAACGAAGGAAAAAAGTCAGAGACAAAGAAGCTGGCCAGCATTTCTTGAGTCTCATGTAAAAGCTCATCAAATCTCCTCTTTTCATGTGCTTCTTCATCAAACCTAATACCAAAAGCAACTCTACAAATAGTTGTACTTGTTAGTGAAACCACTATATTGCTCAAATTGG
This DNA window, taken from Solanum dulcamara chromosome 3, daSolDulc1.2, whole genome shotgun sequence, encodes the following:
- the LOC129881935 gene encoding 6,7,8-trihydroxycoumarin synthase-like; its protein translation is MMFFLFLVALPIIFIFLLHKTKISRNTFLPPGPLGLPIIGNLHQYDSLAPQIYFWKLSKKYGKIFSLKLGSTPIVVVSSAKLAKEVMKTQDLTFCSRPSTLCQQKLSYNCSDIVFSPYNDYWREIRKICLLHLFSLKKVQSFSSIREYEVSRMIKKISQQATTSQITNLSNIVVSLTSTTICRVAFGIRFDEEAHEKRRFDELLHETQEMLASFFVSDFFPSLSWIDKLTGMKNRLEKNFKYLDEFYEELIEKHVDPNRPKSMEGDILDILLQLSKEQSTPINLTLDSIKAILMNIFIAGTDTSAITVVWAMTALMKNLKAMKKVQAEIRKWVRKKGIVNEDDIQNMPYLKAVIKETFRLYPPVPVLVARESIENSILEGYKIPPKTVVRVNYWAIARDPEYWKDPEEFIPERFLNNSIDYKGQDFELIPFGAGRRGCPGITLGVAMVELILSNLLYAFDWELPFGMKIEDIDTDILPGITMHKKNDLCLVPNNYM